Proteins from one Triticum aestivum cultivar Chinese Spring chromosome 7A, IWGSC CS RefSeq v2.1, whole genome shotgun sequence genomic window:
- the LOC123151663 gene encoding 5E5 antigen-like, giving the protein MSTSQLLLYFLLTTSAEQASKALEMNKLQNPVLVLTSSSTSRGPQAAAHEKGISGRQHEQGRSSKLRRSSRRGSSLRSRITKELEDELEGARGPGAAGACGPGARDPGARGSWPSAAQALRGRRGYRRRRSWAAEEHVLCGDGASRAARVLGVGGASRAARVLGHGGARPVRQRSKQGGAGPGSRRSTSSAAAEQAIGQRRSWADDWPWRRAPATGGGRRKKTRPVW; this is encoded by the coding sequence AGCAAGCAAGCAAGGCACTGGAGATGAACAAATTACAGAACCCTGTACTTGTTctcaccagcagcagcacgagtaGGGGACCTCAAGCGGCAGCACACGAGAAGGGGATCTCCGGGCGGCAGCACGAGCAGGGGAGGAGTAGCAAGTTGCGGAGAAGCAGCAGAAGGGGCTCCAGCTTGAGGTCCAGGATCACAAAAGAGCTTGAGGATGAGCTTGAGGGAGCTCGTGGTCCAGGCGCGGCGGGAGCTTGTGGTCCAGGCGCTCGAGACCCAGGCGCGCGCGGGTCCTGGCCTTCAGCGGCGCAGGCCCTGCGAGGAAGGAGGGGATATCGTCGACGCAGGTCCTGGGCGGCGGAGGAGCACGTCTTGTGCGGTGACGGAGCAAGCAGGGCGGCGCGGGTCCTTGGCGTCGGAGGAGCAAGCAGGGCGGCGCGGGTCCTGGGTCACGGAGGAGCACGTCCTGTGCGGCAACGGAGCAAGCAGGGCGGCGCGGGTCCTGGGTCGCGGAGGAGCACGTCTAGTGCGGCGGCGGAGCAAGCAATTGGGCAGCGCAGGTCTTGGGCTGACGACTGGCCCTGGCGACGCGCGCCGGCGACGGgcggaggaagaaggaagaagacgcgACCTGTATGGTGA